A DNA window from Alligator mississippiensis isolate rAllMis1 chromosome 11, rAllMis1, whole genome shotgun sequence contains the following coding sequences:
- the LOC106737858 gene encoding endonuclease domain-containing 1 protein, which yields MGLPMLLGCVSLWAGLALAEVGSSFINCKEYFYKEAEPEGFDTQETRKICQRFNNIYHFATLYDRQRRTPHWSAYTLKNKSCDKQTQRMYTWFVEPQLKDGNTCTEMKIESKSGLTKDYRKSTQAICEDYENTNYDRGHLNPNSFQCDSGRTATFTLTNAVPMDPCFNRIHWGKLEKSLKDKLRKNCLNESGTAYLVTGAVGSTEKIPKENGDKEGDRNRTYDRVVVPSHIWTAVCCDHKYNNNLKFSFAFLAENKEEPKLRVFSAEQLNEELRKMYKSQNIRVLADDCNAQSPKTDEVIKSMKKDLNGAFRDPKIEFQYPPPSKKKKVFG from the exons AtggggctgcccatgctgctgggctgtgtgtccctgtgggctgggctggccctggctGAGGTGGGATCATCATTCATTAActgcaaagaatatttttacaAAGAAGCTGAGCCAGAGGGGTTCGACACTCAAGAGACAAGAAAGATCTGCCAGCGCTTTAATAACATTTACCACTTCGCCACCCTGTATGACAGACAACGCCGAACGCCGCACTGGTCTGCGTACACGCTGAAGAATAAATCATGTGACAAGCAGACTCAGAGAATGTACACATGGTTCGTGGAGCCACAG CTGAAAGATGGAAACACGTGTACAGAAATGAAAATAGAATCAAAGTCAGGCCTGACTAAAGACTATCGGAAATCCACTCAGGCCATCTGCGAGGACTATGAAAACACCAACTATGACCGGGGACACCTGAACCCAAACAGCTTCCAGTGTGACAGTGGTCGCACGGCCACCTTCACCCTTACCAACGCTGTCCCCATGGACCCCTGCTTCAACCGGATCCACTGGGGCAAGCTGGAGAAAAGCCTGAAAGACAAATTAAGAAAAAACTGCCTCAATGAGAGTGGCACTGCCTACCTGGTGACAGGAGCTGTTGGTAGCACAGAGAAAATCCCCAAAGAGAACGGGGACAAGGAAGGAGACCGTAATCGGACCTATGACCGGGTGGTAGTGCCCAGCCATATCTGGACTGCCGTCTGCTGTGACCATAAATACAACAACAACCTCAAGTTCTCCTTTGCCTTCCTGGCAGAGAACAAAGAGGAACCCAAGCTACGAGTCTTCTCTGCGGAGCAATTAAACGAGGAGCTGAGGAAAATGTACAAATCTCAGAACATCAGGGTCCTGGCAGATGACTGCAATGCTCAGAGCCCGAAAACTGATGAGGTTATAAAATCAATGAAAAAAGATTTGAATGGTGCCTTCCGGGACCCGAAAATTGAGTTTCAGTACCCCCCTCCaagcaagaagaaaaaagtttttgGCTAG